GGTGTCCCCGATGCGGGTGAGACCGCCGCCGATGGTGGCGAGCTCCACGTCAAAGCGGCTGGCCGCCTCGGGCAGCAGGGCGCCCACCGACGCGAAACCGATCAGGACGACGTCGACCGCGCGGTCGTACTTCGCGGACTGGGCGCGCGAGGTCTCGATCGACGGCAGCACCGCCTGCGCGGTCCAGCTGTCCGGCGTCGAGATCAGGTCGAGCACCGTGCCGCGTTCGACGATCGCACCGTTGTCGAGCACCGCGACGTCGTCGCAGACCCGGCGGACGACGTCCGCGTCCGGCGTGGTGACGACGACCGTCACACCCAGCTCGGCCCGCGCCCGGTCGAGCACGGCGAGCACCGCGCCGGCGTCCTCGGCCGCGATCCCGGCGGTCGGGTCGTCGGCGAGCAGCACCGCCGGTCCGGCGGCGAGCGCCTTCGCGACCGCGACCCGGCGGAGCTGGCCTTCGGTGAGTTCTTCGGGCTTCTGCGCGGCGCGCGGGGTGAGGCCGACGAGGTCGAGCAGCGAACCGACCCGGCTGCGCCGCTGCGGGCCGTCGACGCCGAGCTGCTCCAGCGGGCTGGCGATGTTGCCGGCGATGGTGCGCTCGGCGATCAGCTCGGGCTTGGTCCCGACGACACCCAGCTGGCGGCGGATCTCCCGCAGCCGCTTGCCGTCGAGCGTCGCGGTGTTGAGGCCGTCGAGGCGCACGACGCCGCGGTCGGGACGCTCCTGCAGCGCGATGCAGCGGGCGAGGGTCGACTTGCCGGAACCGGACGGACCCACGATCCCGAACAGGGAACCGGCTTGCACGTCAACACTCACGTCGCGCAGCGCGGCGACACGATTTCCGTGGAAGGGAAAGGACTTGGACACGTTTTCGACAGTGATCACGAAAGGGCTCCAGGCAAACGAGGCGCAGCGCCGTTTCCGGGCGCGCCAGGCGTCATCGAATTACCGTCCACTGTGGACGGCGCAAGAAAACTGCGGAAAAAACGATCAGGCGATGACCATGGAGCGTCGACACGCACATACCGAGCGGCGACCTTCGTCGACTACGCGCCGGCGGGTCAGCAGGAGCGGGCGGGTGACCCTCTTCATCGAAAACAGCCTCCATCGGTCCTGGCGGTAGCACCTGCCCTGCGGAGGGTGGTTGCTGCGACTTCGGCGAGCCAGGTCTCTCAGTCGCTCGGGATGGACGCTTTCGAGTAAAGCCGATCCCATTGGCTGAACGCAAGCGCGTTGGTGCAGATCACACGTCTGGTGGTGCCCGCATGCCGGGACCCGGCGTCCAGGACCCGGAAACCCGGAAGCTCGGTCGCCGAACAGTGCCTCGACCTGCGAAACGCGCGCGGCGGAGCCCGGCGGCGAACAAGTTCGTTCCACTGTGGACGATCAAGGAGCTTTGTGGAACAAGAGTTTTCTCGTTGTCAAGTGGGGGTCGCTCGCGGGCCGCGTGGCCCGGACAATCGGGTTCGCAGCGGGGCCGAGATAGGTCAGGGAAGCGAAGCACCTTCGGGCGGGGCCGCTGAACAATGCGGGGTGTGGAGCAAGCAAGCTCCCCCGAATGCCGAGCCGCTCGTCACAGGTGGCGGGCGGTTTCCGGGGTCCAGGCACGATCACCGAGCGTAGCTCTACGACGACGAATGACCCACAATCAGCGACGACCCAAGATCACCGGACAACGCAGCGAAACTAATGGGCTCCATCCGGAATACCCGTGGTGGCACCGCCGTTGGACGTCGCAAGGCGCACACCGTGGGAGGGGGTCACTTTGCGGCAGCCGCGATCCGCGCGAACGCGTGCACGTCCAGCTGCTCCCCGCGCGTCTTCGGATCGATCCCCGCCTCGGCGAGCAGCTCGCCGGCCCGCTCGGCGGAACCCGCCCATCCGGCCAGCGCGGCCCGCAAAGTCTTGCGCCGCTGCGAGAACGCAGCGTCGACCACCGCGAACAACCGCGCGCGATCCACTCCGGCGACCGGGTCGGTCCGGGTGAACGAGACCAGCGCGGAATCGACGTTCGGCACCGGCCAGAACACCGCGCGCGGCACGGCGGCGACCTTGCGCGCCGGGCCGTACCAAGCGAGTTTCACGCTCGGCACGCCGTAAGTCCGGCTGCCCGGTCCGGCGGCCATCCGGTCGGCGACCTCGGTCTGGACCATGACCAGCCCGCTGCGCAGCGACGGCAGCTCGGCCAGCAGGTGCAGCACCACCGGCACCGCGACGTTGTACGGCAGGTTCGCCACGATCGACACCGGCTCGGCCGGGAGGTCGGCCGCCCGCACCCGCAGCGCGTCCGCGCCGACGACGGTCAGCCGGTCCGCTGCCTCGGGCGCGCGCTCGGCGACCGTGCGCGGCAGGCGGGCGGCCAGCACCGGGTCGATCTCCACGGCGACGACCTGAGCGCCCGCGGCGAGCAGGCCGAGCGTCAGCGACCCGAGACCGGGCCCGACCTCCAGCACGACGTCCCCCGGCCGCACGCCGCCGAGTTCGACGATGCGGCGGACCGTGTTGGGGTCGTGCACGAAGTTCTGCCCGAGCTTCTTCGTGGGCCGGACGTCGAGTTCGTCGGCCAGCCCGCGGATTTCGGCGGGCCCCAGCAGTTCCACCACCGGACGAGCCTACCCAGCGCTGCCGGGGCGGACGAAAACAGGCGGCCGGGAGCACGAGGCTCCCGGCCGCCCGCCGGTAGATCAGGGAGTGCTCAGGCCTTGTAGCCGCAGCCCCAGGCGCTGTAGCCGCCGCGCGCGTCGCGCACCTTCTCGGCGATCGCGATCTGCTGCTCGCGGGTGGCCTTGTCGGCCGTCGGGGCGTACTGCTGGCCGCCGTAGGCGTTCCAGGTCTGGCGGTCGAACTGGAGGCCGCCGTAGTAGCCGTTGCCGGTGTTGATCGACCAGTTGCCGCCCGATTCGCACTGCGCGATGCGGTCCCACGCGCCAGTGTCGCCGATGGCCGGGGCCGGCGGCTTCTTGGTGCCGACCTTGATGATCTTGGACTTGGCCTCGACGAGGACCTTCTCCGAGACCTGCTCGCGAGCGATCTCCTCGCCGTTCTTCTTCGTGACCTTGTAGGTCACCAGCTTCTTGCCCGGCGTGCCCGGGTCCTCGACGCTCTGCTGGCCCTGCAGCTGCGTCGGGTCGTCGACCTTCTGCACGTCGGGGTCGATGGTCTCTTCCTGGTTGACCATCGACACGCCCATGCGGCTGACGTGGACCTCGGCGCCGTTCTTGAGGCTGACGTCGAGTCCGCCCTCGATCGCGTCGTCCGGGCCGAGGTTCAGCTTCAGGTCGGAGACGAGCTCCTTGGTGGTCACCGCGTTGGTGTCCACCTGGCGGGGCGCGTTGGTGCCGTCGAAAAGCGTGATGTGCTTGAGGGTCTTGACCTGGACGGTCGAGCCCTCGAGCGGCAGTTCGCCGGACGACGGCATCGACGTCCACGCGCCCTGGGAAAGCATGCTGCCCATGCCGAGCTGGTTCATGGCCTCGCCGAGCGTGGTCGCGCGGACCCAGGAGGGCCGGGACACGCCGTCGACGACGAGGTTGAGCTGACGGCCGCGCTCGAGCTTGATGACGCCGCCGTCGCCGACCGCCGCCTGCGGGGAGGGCGAAAGCGCGTCGTGCTCGCCGACGGACAGGCCCGCGTCCTTGAGGACGTCGCCGACGGTGCCGCCGAAGCTGTGCACGGTCTGCTGGTGGCCGTCGACGTCGACGGTGATGCTCTTGTTCATCGCGAGCGCCGCCGCGCCGCCACCGCCGACGGTGACCAGCAGCGAGAGCACGGCGCCCTTGAGGAAGCGGCGCTTCCAGGTCTTGGTCGCCTCGCGCAGCCCTTCCTCGACCGCGGCCTTCTTGGCCTGCGGCGAGGCGGTGCGGTCCTGCTCGAACTCGTCCGGAAGGACGAGCGGCGGAAGCATCGTGGTCTCCGCGTTGATGAGCCGGATCAGCTCGTCCACGTCGACGTCGATCTCCGACATCAACAGGTCGGCGTCCGGGCCGAGCGCGGCGAGCACGTCCTGCTCGGTCACGCGGAGTTCGTCGGAGAAGTCCAGCTGCCCGTAGGCGGTGTCCTCGAGCTCGCGGTCGAGCACGGCCACCGAGGACTCGGAGGAGGAAAAATACGCCGAACCCGCGTCAAGACGCGAGTCATCCTGCCGACTACCAGTCACCGGGTCGTTCCCTTTCCCAAGACACCGCGCGTGTTTCGCGCGTCGTCCTTCGTTCGCGACGCACCCTCGGGCGCGCCTCTCAAGTCCGACACCCCCAGCCAGCGCCATCGTCACGGTTCCAGGTCGTACCAACCCCGGTTCCGCTTCCCCGACGTGCACTGACGTGACTGGTGGGCGTATCAGCCGGCTTCGCTGTGCGATACCGACCGGCACGATCACGGGACAGTAACGGGTGTCGGCAGGTTGCGCAAACACCCCCCGGAGTGTCGTGACTTGCGTCACTCATCAGGTGGACGAATGCAAGATCTCGAATGTCGCAATCCGTGCAACCCGTTGTGACAGTGCGGAATCATGAAGGCAGCTGGTATGCGCGTTCGGCAGTGGTCCGGACCGCTTCGGCCACCTCGTGGACCGCTTCGCCGCGCAGCTGAGCAAGGAAGCGGACGGTGTAAGCGGTGCAGAACGGCTCGTTCGGCCGCCCACGGTAGGGATGAGGCGTCAGAAAGGGCGCGTCAGTCTCGGCGAGAAACTGCCCGCGCGGCACCATGCGCGCGGCCTCGTGCAGCCCGCGCGCGTTCTTAAAGGTGACCGTGCCGGCGAAGGACAGGATGTAGCCCTTGTCGATACAGCGACGCGCGATGTGCTCGTCGCCAGAGAAGCAGTGGAAGACGACCGTCTCGGGCGCACCTTCCTCATCGAGGATGCGAAGCACGTCTTCGTGCGCGTCGCGGTCGTGAATCATCAGCGCCTTGCCAAGCCGCTTCGCAAGATCGATGTGCCACCGAAACGCGGCTTGCTGCGCATCGTGCGGCGAGTAGTCCCAGTAGTAATCGAGCCCCGTCTCGCCAACCGCGACCACGCGCTCCCCTCGCGCCAGACGCTCCACTTCGGACTGTTCAGCGGCTCCGAATTCCTTGGTACGAGTAGGATGAATAGCCACCGCGCCAAACACCCGCGAGTCCCACGTGGACGCTTCAGCCGCCCACCGAGCAGCCGCGAGATCGTCCGCGACAGTAACAACGCGAGCAACCCCAGCCCGCTCGGCACGATCAACCATCTCGGCAACATCAGCCGCAGTCTGCGCACCACACGCGTCGAGATGAGTGTGCGCGTCAACCACCGTCACCGGCAGCCGATCGGGAATCGGGGGAAGTTCGCGCTTCTCGTCACCCATGCTCCCCAAGCTACTGCGCCCCACCCCGCAGATGCCGTGAGGGGAACCCTCACAGACTCAGAGTCCCTCAGGGTTCCCCTCACGACACACGCCCCGCCACCCAGGCGCGCCCCAACGCCACATTGGGTGCGTCGCATGCACCCAACGCCACATTGGGGCGCTAACAGCACGCCGCGAACCCCAAGCCCCACGCACCCAAGCCGCGAAAAACCGCCGCCGATGCACCCAAACACCGGGGGCACCCACCCCTCCCCCAACCCCGATACAAAGCCGCCCTGCGGTTCGGGGGTGCTTGTCAAGGCATCTTTCCCGCCTTGACAAGCACCCCCGAACCGTCAGCACAATCAAAAATCGGGGTGCCCCACGCAACCAGGAGAGGCGCAATGTCGCCCGCCAGGGCGACGAGCCGACCGAACCCTCAATCAGTCACAATCGGAGCCCACTCAGGCCCAGTCTCCCCCAACTTGGGATCCAGCTTCGCGAACAACGGCGTCGGCTTCTCCAACGGCCGCCCCACCTCCACCGGCCGGGACTCCCACCGAGCCTGCTCACTGGCATAGTCCCCGGTAAGGATGGGATTGACCCGGTCCGGCAGATCCAGATCCTCAACCTCCCGAAGCTCGGGCTGCGCAGCCCAAACCCCAGTCCCGCCCAGCGCCTCATGCACCTTCTGCGCCGAATGCGGAAGGAACGGCGTCAGCAACGTATTAGCGTCACTGACCACCTGCAACGCCGTATGCAGCACCGCGTCCCGCCGATCCGGATCATCCTTGAGCTTCCAAGGCTCCTGATCCGACAGATACCGGTTGGCCGCCGTAACCACCCGCATCGCCTCGGCCGCAGCCAGCTTGAACCGCGACCGAGCCAGATGCCCCCCAGCAGTCTCGAACGCCTGCCGGGACAACGCCTTCAACTCCTCATCCGCAGGCGCAGGCGCGGTCGGAGCCGGAATCGCCCCATTGTTCTTGTGCGCCATCGAAATCGACCGGTTGACGAGGTTCCCCCACTCGTTGGCCAGCTCGAAGTTCGTCCGCCGCACGAACTCGTCCCACGTGAAGTCCGTGTCCTGCGTCTCCGGCCCGGCCACCGAGATGAAGTACCGCAACGCGTCCGGCCCGAACTCCCGCAGGAAGTCGTGCACGTAAATGACGGTCCCCCGCGAAGTCGAGAACTTCGACCCGCTCATCGTGAGGAACTCGCTGGACACGATCTCGTCCGGCAGGTGCAGCTTGCCGTACTTGCCCGGCTCGCCGCCGCGGTCCCCGGCTCCGTTCTGGCCGAGCAGCAGCGCGGGCCAGATCTGGGCGTGGAAGGTGATGTTGTCCTTGCCCATGAAGTAGTAGGCGCGCGCGTCCGGGTTGGCCCACCACTCCTGCCAGGCGTCCGGGGTCCCGTTGCGCCGAGCCCATTCGACGCTCGCCGAGAAGTAGCCGATGACCGCGTCGAACCAGACGTAGAACCGCTTGAGCGGCTGGTCGCGCCAGCCGTCCAGCGGGATCTTGACGCCCCAGTCGAGGTCGCGGGTGATCGGCCGCGGCCGCATGTCGTCGATCAGGTTCTTGGTGAAGTTGAGGACGTTCGGGCGCCAGTCGGTCTTGGTGCCCAGCCAGTCGCCGAGGGTCTGGGTGAACGCGGGCAGGTCGAGGAAGTAGTGCTCGGTCTCGACGAACTTCGGCGTCTCGCCGTTGATCCGCGACTTCGGGTTGATCAGCTCGGCCGCGTCGAGCTGGTTGCCGCAGTTGTCGCACTGGTCGCCGCGCGCGCCGTCGTAGCCGCAGATCGGGCAGGTGCCCTCGATGTAGCGGTCGGGCAGCGTGCGGCCGGTGGACGGGCTGATCGCGCCGCGCGTGGTCTTCGGGACGACGTACCCGTTGCGGTTGAGCGCGAGGAAGATCTC
The nucleotide sequence above comes from Amycolatopsis sp. AA4. Encoded proteins:
- a CDS encoding methionine ABC transporter ATP-binding protein encodes the protein MITVENVSKSFPFHGNRVAALRDVSVDVQAGSLFGIVGPSGSGKSTLARCIALQERPDRGVVRLDGLNTATLDGKRLREIRRQLGVVGTKPELIAERTIAGNIASPLEQLGVDGPQRRSRVGSLLDLVGLTPRAAQKPEELTEGQLRRVAVAKALAAGPAVLLADDPTAGIAAEDAGAVLAVLDRARAELGVTVVVTTPDADVVRRVCDDVAVLDNGAIVERGTVLDLISTPDSWTAQAVLPSIETSRAQSAKYDRAVDVVLIGFASVGALLPEAASRFDVELATIGGGLTRIGDTPIARFRLGVRGERADAALSWISDRGAHVSQPARGPQSVVAA
- the rsmA gene encoding 16S rRNA (adenine(1518)-N(6)/adenine(1519)-N(6))-dimethyltransferase RsmA; translation: MVELLGPAEIRGLADELDVRPTKKLGQNFVHDPNTVRRIVELGGVRPGDVVLEVGPGLGSLTLGLLAAGAQVVAVEIDPVLAARLPRTVAERAPEAADRLTVVGADALRVRAADLPAEPVSIVANLPYNVAVPVVLHLLAELPSLRSGLVMVQTEVADRMAAGPGSRTYGVPSVKLAWYGPARKVAAVPRAVFWPVPNVDSALVSFTRTDPVAGVDRARLFAVVDAAFSQRRKTLRAALAGWAGSAERAGELLAEAGIDPKTRGEQLDVHAFARIAAAAK
- a CDS encoding resuscitation-promoting factor, with product MTGSRQDDSRLDAGSAYFSSSESSVAVLDRELEDTAYGQLDFSDELRVTEQDVLAALGPDADLLMSEIDVDVDELIRLINAETTMLPPLVLPDEFEQDRTASPQAKKAAVEEGLREATKTWKRRFLKGAVLSLLVTVGGGGAAALAMNKSITVDVDGHQQTVHSFGGTVGDVLKDAGLSVGEHDALSPSPQAAVGDGGVIKLERGRQLNLVVDGVSRPSWVRATTLGEAMNQLGMGSMLSQGAWTSMPSSGELPLEGSTVQVKTLKHITLFDGTNAPRQVDTNAVTTKELVSDLKLNLGPDDAIEGGLDVSLKNGAEVHVSRMGVSMVNQEETIDPDVQKVDDPTQLQGQQSVEDPGTPGKKLVTYKVTKKNGEEIAREQVSEKVLVEAKSKIIKVGTKKPPAPAIGDTGAWDRIAQCESGGNWSINTGNGYYGGLQFDRQTWNAYGGQQYAPTADKATREQQIAIAEKVRDARGGYSAWGCGYKA
- a CDS encoding TatD family hydrolase, encoding MGDEKRELPPIPDRLPVTVVDAHTHLDACGAQTAADVAEMVDRAERAGVARVVTVADDLAAARWAAEASTWDSRVFGAVAIHPTRTKEFGAAEQSEVERLARGERVVAVGETGLDYYWDYSPHDAQQAAFRWHIDLAKRLGKALMIHDRDAHEDVLRILDEEGAPETVVFHCFSGDEHIARRCIDKGYILSFAGTVTFKNARGLHEAARMVPRGQFLAETDAPFLTPHPYRGRPNEPFCTAYTVRFLAQLRGEAVHEVAEAVRTTAERAYQLPS
- the metG gene encoding methionine--tRNA ligase — protein: MSTPVLTAVAWPYANGPRHIGHVSGFGVPSDVFSRYQRMAGNRVLMVSGTDEHGTPITVQADKEGMTPQQTADKYTRQIDEDLRGLGLSYDLFTRTTTGNHAAVTQEIFLALNRNGYVVPKTTRGAISPSTGRTLPDRYIEGTCPICGYDGARGDQCDNCGNQLDAAELINPKSRINGETPKFVETEHYFLDLPAFTQTLGDWLGTKTDWRPNVLNFTKNLIDDMRPRPITRDLDWGVKIPLDGWRDQPLKRFYVWFDAVIGYFSASVEWARRNGTPDAWQEWWANPDARAYYFMGKDNITFHAQIWPALLLGQNGAGDRGGEPGKYGKLHLPDEIVSSEFLTMSGSKFSTSRGTVIYVHDFLREFGPDALRYFISVAGPETQDTDFTWDEFVRRTNFELANEWGNLVNRSISMAHKNNGAIPAPTAPAPADEELKALSRQAFETAGGHLARSRFKLAAAEAMRVVTAANRYLSDQEPWKLKDDPDRRDAVLHTALQVVSDANTLLTPFLPHSAQKVHEALGGTGVWAAQPELREVEDLDLPDRVNPILTGDYASEQARWESRPVEVGRPLEKPTPLFAKLDPKLGETGPEWAPIVTD